A single window of Methanoregula sp. DNA harbors:
- a CDS encoding MTAP family purine nucleoside phosphorylase — MTLGIIGGTSLLFSRLPHLKKSRVHTPFGNTEVLCGDVVMLMRHQEGLPPHRINYRSNLAALAISGVDSVVAFGSSGSLKKRIAPGSVVIPTDYISMTDIPSIHDHAIDHIRPELSQELASRLSHIIPGARLGGVYIQTRGPRIETVAEVRALAKVADIVGMTVASEATLACELGMAFAAVCTVDNYANGLDSEVLTYDHILETSRSNRHRTEKFVSSIIRELG, encoded by the coding sequence ATGACACTGGGTATCATCGGAGGGACCAGCCTCCTCTTCTCCCGGCTTCCCCATCTCAAAAAAAGCCGGGTTCATACACCGTTTGGAAATACGGAGGTCCTCTGCGGCGATGTGGTGATGCTGATGAGGCACCAGGAGGGCCTTCCGCCGCACAGGATCAATTACCGTTCAAACCTTGCAGCGCTCGCGATCTCGGGTGTGGACAGTGTTGTGGCATTCGGTTCCTCGGGCTCGCTCAAAAAAAGGATTGCACCCGGTTCTGTCGTCATCCCGACCGATTATATATCGATGACCGATATCCCGTCAATCCATGACCATGCGATCGACCATATCCGCCCCGAGCTCTCGCAGGAACTGGCATCCCGGCTCTCGCACATCATCCCCGGAGCGAGACTGGGGGGGGTATACATCCAGACACGGGGTCCGCGGATTGAAACTGTTGCCGAAGTACGGGCGCTTGCAAAGGTTGCCGATATCGTCGGAATGACCGTCGCATCCGAGGCAACGCTTGCATGTGAACTGGGCATGGCGTTTGCCGCGGTCTGCACGGTTGACAACTATGCAAACGGGCTGGATAGTGAAGTGCTCACGTATGATCACATCCTTGAGACATCCCGTTCAAACCGGCACCGGACCGAAAAGTTTGTATCCAGTATCATCAGGGAACTTGGTTGA
- a CDS encoding amidohydrolase family protein: MDEIFSRSYPLLISNVRVDGRATDIFVNDTGAIAAIGTDIKKQYARESEFIIDGDGAIALPGLVNTHTHAAMSLLRGYADDMFLQDWLSQKIWPLEAHLTGDDVYWGTKLACLEMIKTGTTAFKDMYFFMMDACRAVEEMGIRAVLAYGFIDLFDAEKREREIKATDEFCTHVRHLGNPRIRAAVGPHAVYTVSPESLKWLATYSSENKIGIHIHLSETEKEVSECVGQHGMRPPALLDSCGILTPRTVAAHCCWVDRPECRVLAERGVHVSHNPSSNMKLATNRAMPYHWLKDAGVNVCLGTDGCASNNNLDMFEEMKAAALLQKFYWNDPTLLPAPDALHMATAAGARALGFGNGILAAGQNADLILVSARTSCNIPMHNPTSNLVYSCSGSAVETVLCNGRVVMLEREVPHEQEILAGAQKASSNLVKRATDKG; the protein is encoded by the coding sequence ATGGACGAAATTTTTTCCAGGAGTTATCCGCTGTTGATCAGCAATGTCAGGGTGGACGGGCGTGCGACAGATATCTTTGTCAATGATACAGGTGCCATAGCCGCAATCGGCACGGACATAAAGAAACAGTACGCACGCGAATCCGAGTTCATTATTGATGGTGACGGCGCGATTGCGCTCCCGGGGCTTGTCAATACCCATACGCACGCAGCGATGTCGCTGCTGAGGGGATATGCAGATGACATGTTCCTGCAGGACTGGCTTTCTCAGAAGATCTGGCCCCTTGAGGCGCATCTCACCGGCGATGACGTTTACTGGGGAACAAAACTTGCCTGCCTCGAGATGATCAAGACCGGCACGACGGCGTTTAAAGACATGTATTTTTTCATGATGGATGCCTGCCGCGCGGTTGAGGAGATGGGGATCCGCGCCGTTCTAGCCTATGGTTTTATCGACCTTTTTGATGCAGAAAAACGTGAAAGGGAGATAAAAGCGACCGATGAGTTCTGTACTCATGTAAGGCACCTCGGCAACCCGAGGATCCGGGCGGCAGTCGGGCCCCATGCCGTCTATACGGTGTCGCCGGAATCTTTAAAATGGCTTGCCACGTACAGTTCGGAGAATAAAATCGGTATACACATACACCTTTCCGAGACAGAAAAGGAAGTATCCGAATGTGTCGGGCAGCACGGTATGCGCCCTCCCGCGCTCCTTGACTCCTGCGGGATTCTCACACCACGGACGGTTGCCGCACACTGCTGCTGGGTTGACAGACCCGAGTGCCGCGTCCTCGCAGAGCGGGGGGTGCATGTGTCCCATAACCCGTCAAGCAACATGAAGCTTGCCACCAACCGCGCCATGCCGTACCACTGGCTGAAGGATGCCGGCGTTAACGTCTGCCTCGGGACAGATGGCTGCGCATCGAACAACAACCTTGACATGTTCGAGGAGATGAAAGCTGCCGCGCTCCTCCAGAAATTCTACTGGAACGACCCGACCCTGCTCCCGGCACCCGATGCGCTCCATATGGCAACTGCTGCGGGCGCCCGGGCACTGGGCTTTGGCAATGGCATACTCGCGGCAGGACAAAACGCAGATCTAATCCTCGTTTCTGCCCGCACATCATGCAACATCCCAATGCACAACCCAACGTCAAACCTTGTGTATTCCTGCAGCGGGTCCGCAGTGGAGACCGTACTCTGTAATGGAAGGGTCGTGATGCTGGAGCGTGAAGTGCCGCATGAACAGGAGATCCTTGCAGGCGCACAAAAAGCATCGTCCAATCTTGTGAAGCGCGCTACAGATAAAGGATAA
- a CDS encoding lamin tail domain-containing protein: MQKNKAPDCFRTMAFSCCAILVLFCVFSAGCVDNFTIPDVNSFSFPKFSESGGSLKAYFLDVGQGDSTLIVFGNTTILIDAGETDKGDIVVGKLRSLGISRINLLVVTHPHSDHIGGMEKVLGAFAIGQVLDSGMPHPSPIYERFLDTIEEKHIRYRIAQQGQTIDLDPALRIVVLSPPGQRNSDDLNDNSIILRISYGTVDLLLTGDAGKGTEEQLEKTGYALDSEILKVAHHGSTHSTGTAFLGRVHPEVAVIHVGAGNQYGHPSEETLAALKNAGVSVYRTDRDGDILVTSDGISYKIQTAYGAVGVPFIPATPVTVSPVKSTTVSTTTTPYDVVISATQFNAPGDDRENLNGEYIRITNRGTGVVSMNGWTLSDRTGARPYIFPAFLLLPDSSVFVYTGTGAINDTALFMGQTAPVWGNNGDEAVLKDDRGNVVDRRSESGGT; this comes from the coding sequence ATGCAAAAAAACAAAGCGCCGGATTGTTTCCGTACTATGGCATTTTCCTGCTGCGCCATCCTGGTACTGTTCTGTGTGTTTTCTGCTGGCTGCGTTGATAATTTCACCATACCTGATGTCAACAGCTTCTCATTCCCGAAATTTTCTGAGAGCGGGGGATCCCTAAAGGCATATTTCCTTGATGTGGGGCAGGGGGACTCGACACTGATTGTTTTTGGGAACACAACAATCCTCATCGATGCCGGGGAAACGGACAAAGGAGATATCGTTGTCGGCAAGCTCAGGTCGCTTGGCATCTCCCGAATCAATCTGCTGGTAGTCACCCATCCGCACTCCGACCATATCGGCGGGATGGAGAAAGTGCTTGGCGCATTTGCCATCGGGCAGGTGCTTGATTCGGGGATGCCGCACCCGTCACCAATCTATGAACGGTTCCTTGATACAATAGAGGAAAAACATATCCGGTACCGCATCGCACAGCAGGGGCAGACCATCGACCTTGACCCTGCACTCAGGATCGTGGTGCTCTCCCCGCCCGGACAGAGAAACTCCGATGACCTCAACGACAATTCCATTATCCTTCGTATCTCGTACGGCACAGTCGATCTGCTGCTGACCGGAGATGCCGGGAAAGGGACCGAGGAGCAACTGGAAAAAACCGGCTATGCGCTGGACTCTGAAATCCTCAAGGTCGCGCATCACGGGAGTACGCATTCGACCGGCACGGCATTTCTCGGGCGTGTCCACCCAGAGGTCGCGGTGATCCATGTCGGCGCAGGCAACCAGTACGGGCACCCCTCCGAAGAAACACTTGCAGCCCTGAAAAATGCCGGAGTGAGTGTCTATCGCACTGACAGGGACGGGGACATTCTGGTCACGAGCGACGGGATATCATACAAGATCCAGACCGCATACGGCGCGGTTGGAGTGCCGTTTATTCCGGCCACACCAGTTACTGTGAGCCCGGTGAAATCAACAACAGTCAGCACCACCACGACCCCGTATGATGTAGTGATCAGCGCAACGCAGTTCAACGCACCTGGCGATGACCGTGAAAACCTGAACGGGGAGTACATCCGGATCACCAACCGTGGAACAGGTGTGGTGAGCATGAACGGGTGGACACTATCGGACCGTACAGGAGCACGCCCCTACATCTTTCCCGCGTTCCTTCTCCTGCCGGATTCCTCGGTGTTTGTCTACACCGGCACCGGTGCGATCAATGACACCGCGCTCTTCATGGGACAGACAGCTCCCGTGTGGGGCAACAACGGCGATGAGGCGGTACTTAAAGATGACCGCGGGAACGTGGTCGACCGTCGCTCTGAAAGCGGGGGGACCTGA
- a CDS encoding DUF3006 domain-containing protein, translating into MVQATVDRIEGDFAVLVLDTRTQHTVTLPASILPAGCREGDRVSLTLQPDPDATRRGRERIAGTIDRLTGK; encoded by the coding sequence ATGGTGCAGGCAACTGTTGACCGGATCGAGGGAGATTTTGCAGTCCTCGTGCTGGACACCCGCACACAGCATACCGTAACCCTCCCCGCATCCATCCTTCCCGCCGGGTGCAGGGAAGGAGACAGGGTAAGCCTCACGCTACAACCGGATCCTGATGCAACCCGCAGGGGGCGGGAACGGATTGCAGGAACTATAGACAGGCTCACCGGAAAATAA
- a CDS encoding bifunctional 5,6,7,8-tetrahydromethanopterin hydro-lyase/3-hexulose-6-phosphate synthase, protein MYLIGEALIGDGAELAHIDLLIGDKEGPVGASFANAISQLSMGHTPLLAVVRPNLLTKPVTLVIPKVTLKNISQVNEMFGPVQAAVAKAVADCVEEKVFENAKVDVENIVILASAFLHPDAKDYNKIYRYNYGATKLAINRAFEKFPDTKTLVFEKDRAAHAIMGFKVERLWDPPYLQVAIDLVDMGRVAAVLTQVPTNDHVIIEAGTPLVKKFGLGVISEIRKLRPNAFIIADLKILDTGNLEARMAADASADAVVISGLAPTSTMEKAITEARKVGIYSIIDMLNVQNPVKVIEKLKAKPDIVELHRAIDTDDTAHAWGDIAALKKAAGGKLLIATAGGIRVNVVKDALKAGADILVVGRAITASKDIRHSAEAFIEQLDKEEIDQFRVMTDF, encoded by the coding sequence ATGTATCTTATAGGAGAAGCCCTCATAGGTGACGGTGCGGAACTGGCACATATCGACCTGCTCATCGGCGACAAGGAAGGCCCGGTCGGTGCCTCCTTTGCCAATGCAATTTCCCAGCTGTCGATGGGGCACACGCCCCTGCTCGCGGTTGTGCGCCCGAATCTGCTTACAAAACCAGTCACCCTTGTGATACCCAAGGTCACGTTAAAAAACATCTCGCAGGTCAACGAGATGTTCGGGCCGGTTCAGGCGGCAGTCGCAAAGGCTGTCGCTGACTGTGTCGAAGAGAAAGTCTTTGAAAACGCGAAAGTGGATGTGGAAAATATCGTCATCCTTGCATCTGCGTTCCTGCACCCGGACGCAAAAGACTACAATAAGATCTACCGGTACAACTACGGTGCGACGAAGCTTGCCATCAACCGGGCGTTTGAAAAGTTCCCTGACACAAAGACGCTTGTGTTTGAGAAAGACCGTGCCGCCCACGCGATCATGGGGTTCAAGGTGGAGCGCCTCTGGGACCCGCCTTACCTGCAGGTGGCAATTGATCTTGTGGACATGGGCAGGGTTGCTGCAGTGCTCACACAGGTCCCGACAAACGACCACGTGATCATTGAGGCGGGTACACCGCTTGTCAAGAAGTTCGGGCTTGGCGTCATCTCCGAGATCCGCAAGCTGCGGCCCAACGCGTTCATCATCGCGGACTTAAAGATCCTTGATACCGGCAACCTCGAAGCCCGCATGGCAGCCGATGCCTCAGCGGACGCAGTCGTCATCTCCGGACTCGCCCCGACTTCCACGATGGAGAAGGCGATCACCGAGGCCCGAAAGGTCGGCATCTACTCGATCATCGATATGCTGAACGTGCAGAACCCGGTCAAAGTGATCGAGAAGCTCAAGGCCAAGCCGGATATTGTCGAGCTCCACCGTGCGATCGACACCGACGACACCGCCCATGCATGGGGCGACATTGCGGCACTCAAGAAGGCAGCCGGCGGCAAGCTCCTCATAGCAACTGCGGGCGGCATCCGCGTCAACGTGGTCAAGGACGCTTTGAAAGCGGGCGCCGACATCCTCGTGGTCGGCCGTGCAATCACCGCGAGCAAGGACATCCGCCACTCGGCCGAGGCATTCATCGAGCAGCTCGATAAGGAAGAGATCGACCAGTTCCGGGTTATGACGGATTTCTGA
- a CDS encoding type II toxin-antitoxin system HicB family antitoxin has protein sequence MQPFKIIVEKHPDGYLAYPVGMKGVVIGEGDTYEEAVADVTSAIRFHIDTFGKDAFCEDEIIDTRLAEVVV, from the coding sequence ATGCAACCCTTCAAGATCATTGTCGAGAAACACCCGGACGGTTATCTTGCCTACCCTGTCGGCATGAAAGGTGTTGTCATCGGCGAAGGTGATACCTATGAGGAAGCGGTTGCCGATGTTACCTCTGCAATCAGGTTCCATATCGATACTTTCGGGAAAGACGCATTCTGTGAGGACGAGATCATCGACACGCGGCTTGCCGAGGTCGTCGTCTGA
- a CDS encoding type II toxin-antitoxin system HicA family toxin, which produces MKFPHDAPKQRVIHAFQLLGFRVVRVGNHIALERANPDGSKTPMTMPNHETIKGSTLITICTQAGIPRDIFLEAYGKS; this is translated from the coding sequence ATGAAATTTCCGCATGACGCGCCCAAGCAGCGGGTCATTCATGCGTTTCAATTGCTGGGGTTCCGGGTCGTTAGGGTTGGGAATCATATCGCACTGGAACGGGCAAACCCGGACGGCTCAAAGACTCCCATGACGATGCCGAATCACGAAACAATCAAAGGATCCACCCTGATAACCATATGCACGCAGGCCGGCATTCCGCGGGATATTTTTCTGGAAGCATACGGGAAGAGCTGA
- a CDS encoding NAD(+)/NADH kinase — protein MKMLLVSRIDSGEALSFTRQLGSDLIARGHEVIFEEETAGSMGVSGAALASAPADLVVVIGGDGTILRSVQRMERQIPLVGINWGEVGFLADLEPKKALSFLSGISGTVNAEPRMRLALSREGLLLGEALNEALIITTRPAKMLRFSILVDGVVAEQFRADGLLISTPTGSTAYAMSAGGPIVDPRIEGIVLVPLAPYMLSSRPHVISSDRHIEIRLESAKPADLVIDGQRTVELGTDNIIEVKKSVQPALLVDAGQNFFAKVDRKLRRL, from the coding sequence ATGAAGATGCTCCTGGTTTCACGGATTGACAGCGGCGAAGCGCTCAGTTTCACAAGGCAGCTCGGAAGCGACCTTATTGCACGGGGGCATGAGGTCATCTTCGAGGAGGAGACTGCAGGGTCTATGGGCGTATCCGGTGCCGCGCTTGCATCTGCACCTGCCGACCTTGTCGTAGTTATCGGTGGCGACGGCACAATCCTGCGATCGGTCCAGCGGATGGAACGGCAGATCCCGCTTGTCGGGATCAACTGGGGAGAGGTCGGGTTCCTTGCAGATCTCGAACCAAAAAAGGCACTGTCGTTCTTAAGCGGCATTTCCGGGACGGTTAATGCCGAACCGCGGATGCGCCTTGCACTCAGCAGGGAAGGTTTGCTCCTTGGTGAAGCGCTGAACGAGGCGCTCATAATCACTACACGGCCGGCAAAAATGCTCCGGTTTTCCATCCTTGTCGATGGCGTGGTTGCAGAACAGTTCCGGGCCGATGGACTTTTGATCAGCACCCCTACAGGTTCAACCGCTTATGCGATGAGCGCCGGCGGCCCGATTGTCGACCCGCGGATTGAAGGAATTGTGTTGGTTCCCCTTGCCCCCTACATGCTCTCATCACGCCCCCACGTGATCAGCAGCGACAGGCACATCGAGATCCGGCTGGAGAGTGCCAAACCCGCAGACCTCGTCATTGACGGACAGCGGACTGTTGAGCTTGGAACCGACAATATTATTGAGGTAAAAAAATCAGTTCAACCTGCCTTGTTGGTGGATGCAGGGCAGAATTTCTTTGCAAAGGTTGACCGGAAGCTCAGGAGGCTCTGA
- a CDS encoding bifunctional fructose-bisphosphatase/inositol-phosphate phosphatase, with the protein MEFLSACEEMAQAVKDAICDLEGTPAAGDTIKIGADLTPTKRIDQAAEDCIVEYLISHPLCSILVSEELGKKEFGGGKGTIFLDPIDGTFNAVAGIPFYALSIAYAEEGEVQQAFIRNLASGETFTAVKGKFSHCNKKPIRVSTTSHLDECAMSVYGRKFDPSRVMQLGMKIRRWRLLGASALELCYVGCGRIDGFIDLRGTLRVTDAAAGMLVCTEAGGRVTDLEGSTIRFPNEVTIGRCLAATNGVLHHKVIEYLR; encoded by the coding sequence ATGGAGTTCCTTTCAGCATGTGAAGAGATGGCACAGGCGGTCAAAGACGCGATCTGCGATCTCGAGGGGACACCGGCAGCAGGGGATACGATAAAGATCGGGGCCGACCTTACCCCGACCAAACGGATCGACCAGGCAGCCGAGGACTGTATCGTGGAATACCTCATCAGCCACCCGCTCTGCAGCATTCTTGTCAGCGAAGAACTCGGAAAAAAAGAATTTGGCGGCGGGAAGGGGACCATCTTCCTTGACCCCATTGACGGCACCTTCAACGCCGTTGCAGGGATCCCGTTTTACGCGCTATCCATCGCGTATGCAGAAGAAGGTGAGGTGCAGCAGGCATTTATACGCAACCTTGCCAGCGGGGAGACATTCACCGCGGTCAAGGGAAAGTTTTCACATTGCAACAAGAAGCCGATACGAGTTAGTACAACCTCCCATCTTGATGAATGCGCGATGAGCGTGTACGGCAGAAAGTTCGACCCGAGCCGGGTCATGCAGCTGGGCATGAAGATACGGCGCTGGCGCCTGCTCGGGGCATCGGCGCTCGAACTCTGTTATGTCGGCTGCGGCAGGATCGACGGGTTCATCGACCTCCGGGGCACACTGAGGGTGACGGATGCGGCAGCCGGGATGCTCGTCTGCACTGAAGCCGGCGGCAGGGTAACGGACCTTGAAGGCAGCACCATCCGGTTCCCCAACGAAGTGACCATCGGCAGGTGCCTTGCCGCCACAAATGGTGTCCTGCACCACAAGGTGATCGAATACCTGAGGTGA
- a CDS encoding translation initiation factor IF-5A: MKEQTEIGKIKEGRYIVIDDEPCKVQGIATSKPGKHGAAKARIDAVGIFDGVKRSIVQPVSAKTYVPVVERKSGQVISIAGNMAQLMDMKDFSNFEIVIPEDKKGHVEVGKEIMYIESMGKKKID, encoded by the coding sequence ATGAAAGAACAGACAGAGATCGGGAAGATCAAAGAAGGCCGCTATATTGTTATCGACGATGAGCCGTGTAAGGTGCAGGGAATTGCAACATCAAAGCCCGGCAAGCATGGTGCGGCAAAGGCACGGATCGATGCAGTCGGGATTTTTGACGGTGTGAAGCGGTCGATCGTGCAGCCGGTCTCGGCAAAGACATACGTGCCGGTCGTCGAGCGCAAAAGCGGGCAGGTCATATCTATAGCAGGGAACATGGCACAGCTGATGGACATGAAGGATTTTTCTAACTTCGAGATCGTGATCCCTGAAGACAAAAAAGGGCATGTTGAGGTAGGAAAGGAGATCATGTATATCGAGTCCATGGGAAAGAAAAAGATCGACTGA
- the speB gene encoding agmatinase — MQNFKNSLFANCVSGYTDASYVLFGVPYDSTTTFKPGTRDGPRAIREYSYNFERYMPAFDLNFNDIPVTDLGDIDTGVMPEDVVADVFDAVQEIIRDKKIPVMLGGEHSITTGAVRAVQPDCYVVCDAHLDLRDEFRGTRYNHACTTRRILDDGVKDIIIVGGRSGTKDQFDLARSLTLYTADEIHRRGMDAIVTEIKDAVRQKRVYLSIDADAIDCCLTPGLGTPEPFGLTPQDVRDIILTVAPRAVAFDYVEVSPFDCGQTATVAAQLVREFIAAHSKFST; from the coding sequence ATGCAGAATTTTAAAAACAGTCTTTTTGCCAATTGTGTTTCCGGTTACACCGACGCCAGTTATGTCCTCTTCGGCGTCCCGTACGACAGCACGACCACTTTTAAGCCCGGCACCCGTGACGGTCCCCGTGCAATCCGTGAGTACTCGTATAATTTTGAAAGGTACATGCCCGCATTCGATCTCAACTTTAACGATATCCCGGTGACAGACCTTGGGGATATCGATACCGGCGTGATGCCGGAGGATGTGGTGGCGGATGTCTTTGATGCAGTGCAGGAGATCATCCGGGACAAAAAAATTCCCGTCATGCTGGGGGGGGAACATTCCATTACGACCGGGGCGGTGCGTGCGGTACAACCCGACTGCTACGTGGTGTGTGACGCTCATCTCGACCTGCGGGACGAGTTCCGGGGGACGCGGTACAACCATGCCTGCACCACCCGGCGCATTCTTGACGACGGGGTAAAGGATATCATCATTGTGGGGGGACGGAGCGGGACAAAAGACCAGTTCGATCTCGCCCGGTCACTCACCCTCTATACCGCAGACGAGATACACCGGCGCGGGATGGACGCGATCGTAACGGAGATCAAGGACGCTGTGAGACAGAAACGCGTGTACCTTTCCATCGATGCTGATGCGATCGACTGCTGCCTGACACCGGGGCTCGGGACCCCGGAGCCGTTCGGGCTCACGCCACAGGATGTCCGGGACATTATTTTAACCGTTGCGCCGCGGGCGGTTGCTTTTGATTATGTAGAAGTGAGCCCGTTTGATTGCGGGCAGACGGCAACGGTTGCGGCGCAGCTGGTAAGGGAATTTATTGCAGCGCACTCGAAATTTTCGACCTGA
- a CDS encoding type II toxin-antitoxin system RelE/ParE family toxin, which yields MTFALFIEQEQAAKINSFDEKSRRIIRAKLAALGENPYPGKRGDKEKFCLKDGYILYRLHIGRTWTAFYRVYESEKLVKILDVLPIEQAHKKYGHFSSYAG from the coding sequence TTGACCTTTGCACTGTTCATCGAACAGGAGCAGGCCGCAAAGATCAATAGTTTTGATGAGAAAAGCCGGAGAATTATCCGGGCAAAATTGGCAGCACTTGGCGAAAATCCTTATCCCGGGAAACGGGGGGATAAAGAGAAGTTCTGCCTAAAGGACGGGTATATTCTGTACAGGTTGCATATAGGGAGGACCTGGACTGCATTTTACCGGGTGTACGAATCGGAAAAACTCGTGAAGATTTTAGATGTTCTCCCTATCGAGCAGGCTCATAAAAAATACGGGCATTTCAGCTCATATGCCGGTTGA
- a CDS encoding flagellin, translated as MLRNLDDDGFTGLEAAIVLIAFVVVAAVFSYVVLGAGFFTTQKAQETVYKGVEQSTTNILLKGSVYGIASAPSTGIDTINMTLGLAPGAPSIDLTKMKIVYSNATIAPTILSYSGTGTVVNSTFYSSQSTMTSDDQVYIMFTIVPAPKNTDMNIEIRPPGGGAAIPFTKTVPATITAVNVLR; from the coding sequence ATGTTACGTAACTTAGATGATGACGGGTTCACCGGTCTTGAGGCGGCGATTGTGCTGATCGCATTTGTCGTCGTCGCGGCGGTGTTCTCCTATGTCGTACTCGGCGCCGGGTTCTTCACAACCCAGAAGGCGCAGGAGACGGTGTATAAGGGTGTTGAACAGTCGACCACGAATATCCTGTTGAAAGGCAGTGTCTATGGAATAGCATCTGCCCCGAGTACGGGTATTGATACAATTAATATGACTCTTGGATTGGCACCAGGAGCTCCTTCAATTGATCTGACAAAAATGAAAATTGTTTATTCTAATGCAACCATTGCCCCGACTATATTAAGTTATAGTGGAACCGGGACTGTGGTCAACAGTACATTCTATTCATCACAATCAACTATGACTTCCGATGATCAAGTCTACATCATGTTCACAATTGTACCTGCCCCAAAGAATACTGATATGAATATCGAGATTCGGCCACCCGGGGGAGGGGCAGCGATCCCATTCACAAAAACGGTTCCGGCAACAATCACTGCGGTGAATGTACTTCGGTAA
- a CDS encoding type II toxin-antitoxin system HicA family toxin yields MKLPRNIDGDELANRLSRYGYTIVHQTGSHQRLSTAIRGKKHDITIPLHKPLRVGTLHHILKDVAHYLQMSRDQLIDELFG; encoded by the coding sequence ATGAAACTCCCTAGGAATATTGATGGGGACGAACTGGCAAACCGTCTCTCCCGGTATGGATATACTATCGTACATCAGACCGGGAGCCATCAGCGGCTTTCAACGGCGATACGCGGGAAAAAACATGATATCACCATTCCCCTGCATAAACCACTCCGGGTCGGAACACTCCACCATATTCTCAAAGATGTTGCTCACTATCTTCAGATGAGTCGGGATCAGCTCATTGACGAATTATTCGGATAA
- a CDS encoding type II toxin-antitoxin system HicB family antitoxin yields MHLKVVISKGEDGWYVVTVPSLPGCITQGKTIKEAKENIKEAISLYLEPGEEIIPGKGARVIEVAV; encoded by the coding sequence ATGCACCTGAAAGTTGTGATCTCGAAGGGAGAGGATGGCTGGTATGTCGTCACTGTTCCCTCTCTTCCCGGCTGTATCACGCAGGGTAAAACGATCAAAGAGGCGAAGGAAAATATCAAAGAAGCGATCTCCCTCTATCTCGAACCCGGGGAAGAGATAATCCCCGGTAAAGGAGCCCGTGTCATCGAGGTCGCTGTTTGA
- a CDS encoding flagellar accessory protein FlaH codes for MPPDIPDIQEEEVKEVISTGNYELDRKIADGLPLHSLTLIEGENDTGKSVITQQIMWGAMKQELSVDLFTTENTTKSFLKQMESMSLDISEYFAWGYLRVFPLHVVGFEWSKDEMENILEGLVAKIKHSTAQVAIVDSLTLFTEYANIDAIVSFFTSCKSLADRGKTILVTLHTYAFEEDTLVRIRSICDAHFNMKKALVGDKYVMVLEVSKVKGAKKATGNLVSFEVHPGYGMKVIPMSIAKV; via the coding sequence ATGCCCCCGGATATTCCCGACATACAAGAAGAGGAGGTAAAAGAGGTCATCTCCACGGGCAACTATGAGCTGGACCGGAAGATCGCCGACGGCCTGCCGCTCCATTCCCTCACGCTGATCGAAGGGGAGAACGATACGGGCAAGAGCGTGATCACCCAGCAGATCATGTGGGGCGCGATGAAGCAGGAGCTCTCGGTCGACCTCTTCACCACCGAGAACACAACAAAGAGTTTTCTCAAGCAGATGGAGTCCATGAGCCTTGACATCTCGGAATACTTCGCGTGGGGATACCTGAGAGTCTTTCCCCTGCACGTTGTCGGTTTCGAATGGTCAAAGGACGAGATGGAGAACATCCTCGAAGGGCTGGTCGCAAAGATTAAGCACAGCACCGCGCAGGTCGCAATCGTAGATTCGCTCACGCTCTTTACGGAATATGCCAATATCGATGCCATCGTGTCGTTTTTTACCAGCTGCAAATCGCTCGCGGACCGTGGCAAGACGATCCTTGTCACCCTCCACACCTATGCCTTTGAGGAAGACACCCTTGTGCGCATCAGGTCGATCTGCGACGCACATTTCAACATGAAAAAAGCCCTTGTCGGTGACAAGTACGTCATGGTGCTGGAAGTGAGCAAAGTGAAAGGAGCAAAGAAAGCGACGGGAAACCTTGTAAGCTTTGAAGTCCATCCCGGATATGGTATGAAGGTTATCCCGATGAGCATTGCAAAGGTGTGA